In the Mesoplodon densirostris isolate mMesDen1 chromosome 11, mMesDen1 primary haplotype, whole genome shotgun sequence genome, ccagtggctaagactccaagctcctaatacagggggcccgggtttgatccctgcagggaactagatcccacatgcgacaactaaaaatcctgcatgccacaacaaagacctggaacagccaaataaataaataaatatttaaaaagtaaaaaataaaaagagtatatggtttggggaattccctggcggtccagtggttaggactcagtgctttcactgccgtggcccgggttcaatccctagggtcagggaactaagatctgcaaGCCtcgctgtgcagccaaaaaagagtGTATGGTTTGTAATggtgagaaattagaaaattagaaGCGACCCAAACGTCCATTAGTAAAGAACTAAATGAACAAAAGCTGGCACTTCCAGACTCTGTGGTCATTAAAATCAATGGACCAACATGGAAAGATCTCTAATATGGGTCATTAGGGAGTGAAAAGGAAACAATAGGTACAGTAAGTATCTTATTAATGTAAACCCCCATAAAATACATTCCCTTGGTTCTTATATACATCTGGAAGTGGAGGCATCGAAATGCTCTGGAGGGAAGCTCTCAACACCATTAAAAATGTTACCCCTGGGGAGCGGTCTGGGATGGAGGGGGGTGATGGAGAAGGAGCCATCTTACATAGATCTGAAACTTTTCCTGAGATTTGATCCTTAATTATAAGGATGAACAACAAGTTTGCCAGAAGGAAGTGCTGTTGCTGAACTTGCAGGTCCTTGGTCCTCTTCCTTTTACTGCTTCCTAAGCCGTAGGTAGGGTGAGGTGGGGTCATGCAAGTCCAGACCCCCAGGGGTCTACAGTTCCCTGAGGCTCATCCCCAGAGTGGGGAGGTGCTTTTGGGGGGAAGCGACCCACCAAGGCACTTGTGTGCACAAGATCTTGTCTTCCCCACAAGATTGGGAGTGCCTCACAGAGAGGGCTGGGGTTGGCCCCTCATCTCTCTGCCCCCCAGGGCTGGTACTTAGGAGGGGCTCACTGGAGTTTACTTGAACCAAACACCACTGCCTTGGAAAAGACTGTGtgagaggggtggggtgggaaccaTGCTTGTGTGTGCAAATACATGTATGTCTGCTTCAGGACAAGGGTCCAATTGAGAAGGATTTGAGGGGGGGAGTAGTGTTCCCAGAGGGCTAACTCTGGGAAAACAGAACAAAGGCTATCCAAGGTTGTGCTAAGAGGACTTTTTGGGTGGGAAGGTGGTTGGAAAGCCACGTTGATGTGTGTCTAATAATCAAATGGGCCTGTGCTCTCTCAGGCCGGTGGCAAGTGGAACACTGGGAACCCAGGTGGTCTGATCTTATCTGTGGGCCTATCCCGAACGGGAGGGGTGCCTACCTGCCCTCATCAATGAAGTCGATGGCCAGGGTGCTGATGATGAAGACACACAGGCCGGCGACAAACATGTGGTAGATGGTGCGGAAATGCTGCACCTCCGTCAGCTCGCTGGAAGGACAGGGGCCTGAATGTCAGTGGGAGAGTCCTCAAGGTCAGGCAGACTAGCTCAGGCACTGTACACAAGTGGGGATGGGACCTAGTGATTGGGAACTTGCAGCTATGGGCTGCAATACGGCTAGGACTTCTGTACAAAGCTCTTTCCAGCCCAGACAATTCTCATCCTGGTGGCCTTTCTTCCACAATCACACCCAAGGcaaatagagaaacagaacctTAGAAAACATCTCCAAGTCCTCCCCCAAACCACCTAGAGCCTGAGGATGACAAATGAGGTGCCCTGGACCCCCAGACaaagctctttcttttcttctcatcccGTCCTCACCCCTGACTTACTCAAGCAGGGACTTGCGGTTGATGAAAACTTTCCGTTTCCCCAGGGATGGCTCCCGGGTCCTGAATTGAGACAGTTATTCTGGGCCAGGGCCCAAAGGAAGAAGGCAGTAGGCAGAGGGTAGGGCCTGGCGGGACGTCAATATTTGGGAGCCGAGGGCAGTAGTAGGGGAAGGTCAGGTTTAGGGCCAGCGGGCAGGACCAGGTGGAAGGTCAGGGAAGGCCAGGGCAGACCAAAGCCCAGCAGTGGAGGTCAGGAAGGCAGAGGTGATaaggggagaagagggaagaCTGAAGTTGGAGTTACATCAGTGCTGGCAAAGGGCACATGGGATAGCATCTCTGGCTCATAATCCTTATGATGGAGGGGGCTGcgcagcccctccccagccccctggcTGCTCAGACTCTTACTTGCGCAAGGAATCTGGAGGGATGGAGGACACTGGTCTGTTTTGTGGTGGGTAGGCTTGAATAGCCTCGCACATGGCCTGATCCAGCAGCTCCGTCAGCTGACCTTGTGCTTGCTCCAGCAACTGCGTCTTCACAGCCTACAGGACAAAGCAGGGCAGGGCCCGCAGTCCCTCCATCCAGTCAGCCATCCTCCCACTCACCAAACATTGACTGAGCCTCCCTCAATGCCAGGCACATTGCTAAGTGCTAGGGATGGAAAGATGAACAGCATGGCTGCTGCCCAGAGCTTTCCACCCCCGGTTTAACTCCCTCTGGTTTCCCAGGGCAGCAGTGAGGATCCAGGAAAGATGCTTTCAGACTCTGGGTCTGAACCTCAACCACCTTGTCATCTCTGATCTTACTCTCTTCTCCCTGACCCCAGCCTTCCCTCTCCTGACCTCCAGTCCTATTAACAGAAGACTGTTCACTGGCTGACTTTTGGCCCCTGTCCTGATGACCTGTGTTTCAAACCCCTCCATCTTAACTCGTAGCTCTGACCTGAGGGGTTTGAACCCGAGAACAAATTGTCTTTATCATCAAACCAgtcctcacccctccctccctctactcCAGGACCTGTCCATTTTGACCTCTGACCTCCCTCACCTGCATATGTCGGGTCCATTGTAGCAAATCTGGGCCTCTATGTGTCTCACTGTTTCCTAGGATAAGGGGTCAAAGGGGAGGAGTTAGGGTTCTGCTGCCTAGTGCAGACCCAGAGGCATCCTCTGACCAGGAAGTGCTTTCTGTGTGCTCAGCAGCCTCCCCACTCCCAACCAGTCAATATCTAGTATCATGGTGTGTGGGGGAGCAATCAGAAGGGGAAGTTATTTTTGCAAGGGGTGAGGAGGTCACTGCCAAGTGGGGAGCCTGATGACATTCCTGGAAACAGGGTACCCAGGGAACAGGAAGCTACTCTAATCACCGTCTGGGGTAAAAGAGTCAGAAAGATAAGGCAAGGTACTGAATAGctcttttctcctcccttccccagctgGGTAGTTAGGGGGCAGAGGCTGGGATCTGCCTTCACTGGCCTCCCAGGACAGCAGGAAGAATTGAAGGTGGACAGCAGGAAGAATTGAAGGTAGACAGCAGGAACCCCCTCTCGACAGTgcaccccacctccatccccacctGGGCATTCTGCATTTCCAAAGTGGGGCTCCCCTTCTCTGGAGGGCTGGTCCTCCTGCTCTCCTCCTAGCCCTTCTCTCCTCCGCAGTTGGGCCGCCCTTGGCTCCATGATGTGTGTTTTGACTGGGCTGCGGCAGCTGGTAAgtgttcccttccttccttcaggcTTGCCTGGCAGAGCTCTTATCTCACTCAGCTCCTCTGACAGGTCCAAAGACTAAAGTCCTTTCAGGAGGAGGGGTTATAGGTTATCCGATCCATGATCCCCTTCCGGAAGGCAGTACCATCTCAGCTAGAGGCTCTGCTCTACTGGCTGTCACAGGGATGGACACAACCCCTGAACAAATAGCCCAACCACCACCCAGAtgcccacctccctcccacaGGAGTGGGAGCTCTGCACACATACATGTCACGGGGAGGGGGACTTTGCCCCTCTGAGGCTTATCACCTGGTATGGCTGCTTCCCAATCTCTTTCTCAGTAGGCTGAAGGTCGGGAAGGAGTCAGAAACATCTTCAGGTATCAGGGCACTCAGCTCCCATAGACCATGATAAGGTATGTGAAAGAAACTTGTCAGCAAAGCTTTCTGTGCATGTGATTAGTATTCTGTGAGGTTGGTACCTGTGCTGACTGAGGTACTGTTGCCCCTCCAGGGAAGGCTAGGTGCTGGGGGCCCTGAACACCACCTCTTCCCTACACCTGCTTGGGTTAGCAGGTAGGCAGGAAGGAGGCAAAACAAACACTTAATCAGCACCTGAGGAACGCCAGGCATTGTCACATATGGAAGAACCAGATTTAAATCCTCCCTCAATCATTTACTGGCTGTGGAATTTCAGGCAAATGACCCTAATAGTTTAAGCtacagtttcctcctctgaaaaacaGGGGTAAAAGTCCCTACTTCATAAGGTTATTGTAAGCATAAAATGAGGTAGTCCAGGTAAAAGCACATGGTCCAGGGCGTAGCCCATGGCCAGAGtgcaataaataataatttcctgAAGAAGTAACAGAAGGGTAAGTGCCTTGAGAGTTCCTCTTTGTTGGGTTCCTGGTGGGGATTAACTATTAATCGTTCCTCTCCCTTTGTGTCCAAAGATCAGTGTTAGAAACAAGGTCATAACCTCAGACCAAGGCCACGGCCTCAgtgtctccctgcccccacctgctGCCTTCCACTCCCTGGTGGGCAGTTGGGTGAGGCTTGAGGCCATGAAACCTCTACCAGTGGCTGTCTCTGTCATTCCAAGTGTGGCGGGAAGGACACACTTTGAATGAGAGCTGCTATAAGAGGCTGGACAGGGGTAGAGAGAAGGGCCAGGGACTCCACAGTGTGAGAGGTGAACACAGAGACGTAGGCCAGAGACCCCCAACACAGCTTTATTAACACCCCAAGCCAATACCAACAATCTTTCCATGTGTGAGGTTGACAATGGGGCAGGGCCTGCAGGTGGAGTGTGGGGCTCTGGGCCCCTGAGTTACTCAGCACTCAACAAATAACCCAAGATGACAGCCCCACGCTCCTGCCAGTGGCCATGCAGCCTCCCACCCAGCCTTAGCCACTGCTCCcggtggggcagggggagcttCCATCGCCGTCTGGGGACCCGGGCAGGGGCTGGCCCATGCGATCCACACACCAGCAGGGACCTCGGCGCTGCCCCTGGGAGGAGCGGCACtggggagagaagcacaaggatCAGAGGTGTGGCCCAGGAGAGATGGGAGGGGCCCCGTGGGTTGGGGGACGGGCTGTCAACTCCTGAGTCTGAGTCTGTGGAAACATCTGAGCGTTCTCAGGACAGCGGGGCCCGCTGGGTTCCCTTGCATGGCTTCTCTTCTCCACCCACCAAATTGTGCCTGTTCTTCTAGgccagaacagtggttctcaaagtgtggtttccaaaccaacagcatcagcatcactagAGGCcgcattagaaatgcaaattttcaggCTCTGTGGGCGGGGCTCAGCCACCTGTGTTCACACCAGGGTGATTCTGATGCCCCTCACGTTTGTGAACCTCTGAGTTAGGCATTGCTTAGATAGTCTAACTCCTCTCCCATAGCTGTGGTTGGTTATTCTCTATGTTTGTGTGGGCCCTAAAGTTGGGAGAGGCCTAAGGGCAGGGCAAGTATCTTATTTATGCAACTTTGTAAGCCCCCCTACCCAACTGCTGTTAGGACCCTTGTACTGATAGACCAAGGGAGGAGAGGAATGGCCTCACCTGCCGCTTCCGGTAGAAGCCCCGATGGTCACAATTAGGCACATAGAGGGTGTGAGCCCCACGGTAGATCTCGGTCTGGAGTTGCTGCAGCACTGAGTCCAGATGTCTGCGGCAGGGGCCCTGGAGGAAGGGATAGCTCTGTTGCAGAGCCTGCTGGCCCCACCAGCCAGGCTCCCAGGACTGGGATGGAAGACTCGGCCAAGCCCAAGGGAGCAGTCTCAGATGGGAATCTCCAGGACTCTCCACCCTTCCTGTTCCCTGCCAGCCCCAAACATACCATCTCAGTGTCTTGGACGCCCCCAGGATTGGGCCGGCCGGGAGTGGTAGAGGTCCCCGAATTCCTCTGTTGGTCTCTGCGGTTCATGTCCTGCTGGCGAGTTGTTCCTGCTTGGGGCTTACTCTCCTTAGGATTCTCCCCTACAGCCACAAGAGGAATGGGGAAGAAGAGGCCGGAAATCAACCAGATGTCAAAGGCCAGAGCCGAGTGGAAACCAACGGGGCTTTCAGAGTAGTGAGGGGGTTTTACAGATTGGCTCCACTGTTACCTtttcctggcctcagtttctttctctgacAAATGGTAATATTACCTTTCATGATAATATCCCCggactagtatttttttttttttttttttgcggtatatgggcctttcactgttgtggcctctcccgttgcggagcaccagctccggacgcgcaggctcaacggccatggctcacgggcccagccgctccgcggcatgtgggattttcccagaccggggcacgaacctgtgtcccctgcatcggcaggcggactctcaaccactgcgccaccagggaagccccggactagtattttttaaaatatttatttatttattttggctgcatcaggtcttagttgcgtcatgcgggatctttagttgcatcacgtgggcttctt is a window encoding:
- the IGFBP6 gene encoding insulin-like growth factor-binding protein 6, producing MTPHRLLPPLLLTLLLAARPGGALARCPGCGQGVQAGCPGGCVEEEDGGPPAEGCAEAGGCLRREGQQCGVYTPNCAPGLQCQPPEKDEAPLRALLLGRGRCGRARAPSGENPKESKPQAGTTRQQDMNRRDQQRNSGTSTTPGRPNPGGVQDTEMGPCRRHLDSVLQQLQTEIYRGAHTLYVPNCDHRGFYRKRQCRSSQGQRRGPCWCVDRMGQPLPGSPDGDGSSPCPTGSSG